A DNA window from Cobetia marina contains the following coding sequences:
- a CDS encoding MFS transporter: MSHQDETTTETPESSPISRGLLLLMAIAVAATAANLYYNQPLLADMAASLGVSQGTIGMIPSATQFGYAVAILLISPLGDTMDRRQLIRNLSITLAVASLGVFLAPSLWPLLVASFVVGLGANITQQLIPLAASLSTPQRRGKVIGTLMTGLTIGILLSRTLSGSIAEYWGWRSVFLVAAILAIVIGVSLYRQLPSRAPAVQMAYPRLIASMFTLLKRHALLRESALTGALWFAAFNAMWATLALHVTDTPFDYSVQQAGLFGIIGLAGIIGAKAAGRLVNRVGAGPLISLALTMVVAAFAVLGLWGDSLTGLIIGIILLDLGVFAAQIPNQVRVFSIDPEAQSRMNAVYMLCYYTGAGLGSAVGVKMMSLFGWQGMAVFGLTLGALALGHHLLRQRRPAAPSHKA; the protein is encoded by the coding sequence GTGAGCCATCAAGACGAGACGACCACGGAGACCCCCGAGTCCTCCCCCATCAGTCGCGGCCTGCTGTTGCTGATGGCGATTGCCGTGGCCGCCACGGCAGCCAACCTGTATTACAACCAGCCGCTGCTGGCCGACATGGCGGCCTCACTCGGCGTCAGCCAGGGCACCATCGGCATGATTCCCTCGGCCACGCAGTTCGGTTATGCCGTGGCGATCCTGCTGATCTCGCCGCTGGGCGACACCATGGACAGACGCCAGTTGATCCGCAATCTGTCCATCACCCTGGCCGTGGCCTCGCTGGGCGTCTTTCTTGCCCCGAGTCTCTGGCCATTGCTGGTGGCGAGTTTCGTGGTCGGTCTGGGCGCCAACATCACCCAGCAGCTGATCCCGCTTGCCGCGTCACTCTCCACTCCGCAGAGGCGCGGCAAGGTGATCGGCACGCTGATGACGGGGCTGACCATCGGCATCCTGCTCTCGCGCACCCTGAGCGGCAGCATCGCCGAGTACTGGGGCTGGCGCAGCGTCTTTCTGGTCGCCGCCATCCTCGCCATCGTCATCGGTGTGTCACTGTATCGTCAGCTGCCGAGTCGTGCCCCTGCGGTGCAGATGGCCTATCCCAGGCTCATCGCCTCGATGTTCACGCTGCTGAAACGCCATGCGCTGCTGCGCGAATCCGCGCTCACCGGCGCACTGTGGTTCGCGGCCTTCAACGCCATGTGGGCGACACTGGCACTTCATGTCACCGACACGCCCTTTGATTACAGCGTTCAGCAAGCCGGACTGTTCGGCATCATCGGACTGGCGGGGATCATCGGGGCCAAGGCGGCGGGACGTCTGGTCAATCGCGTCGGCGCAGGCCCCTTGATCAGCCTCGCGCTCACGATGGTGGTGGCCGCCTTCGCGGTACTCGGCCTCTGGGGAGACAGCCTGACGGGGCTGATCATCGGCATCATCCTGCTGGATCTCGGGGTCTTCGCCGCCCAGATTCCCAATCAGGTGCGCGTCTTCTCCATCGACCCCGAGGCGCAGAGCCGCATGAATGCCGTCTACATGCTGTGCTATTACACCGGTGCCGGCCTGGGCTCGGCCGTCGGGGTCAAGATGATGAGCCTCTTCGGTTGGCAGGGCATGGCAGTGTTCGGGCTGACGCTCGGGGCGCTGGCGCTCGGGCATCACCTGCTCAGACAGCGCCGGCCAGCGGCGCCCTCCCACAAGGCCTGA
- a CDS encoding LacI family DNA-binding transcriptional regulator, giving the protein MIRLKDVAARAGVSVTTVSHVVNATRPVARDTEARVREAIAALGYRPDSVARALKSNRSRTLGMIVTSAHNPFFAEVIRGVEDRCYQAGYSLILCNSDDIDAKQLSYLETLRDRRIDGLVVMTAENGEGFLQALSALPLPTVMMDAEPQPGWDMTVVNDDSRLGGRLAIEHLISRGLERIALLTGPRDHARSRERLCGALGALKAAGLGVPEDWQVATDLMLEDGHRAAHLLLADPGDRPDAIFAFNDLLALGCLRAAQDLGLEVPRELSIIGYDDIEISAYLNPALTTIRQPIYELGTTAVEQLIARLEGSPFPGQTQLAPTLVVRESVSRVDRASSGSR; this is encoded by the coding sequence GTGATTCGACTCAAGGATGTGGCGGCACGGGCAGGCGTTTCCGTCACCACCGTCTCACATGTGGTGAATGCCACTCGGCCCGTCGCCAGGGACACCGAAGCGCGGGTGCGCGAGGCCATCGCGGCACTCGGCTATCGGCCGGACAGCGTGGCACGCGCGCTGAAATCCAATCGCAGCCGCACGCTGGGGATGATAGTCACCAGCGCGCACAACCCGTTCTTCGCCGAGGTGATCCGTGGAGTCGAGGACCGCTGCTATCAGGCAGGCTACAGCCTGATCCTGTGCAACAGCGATGACATCGATGCCAAGCAGCTCAGCTATCTCGAGACACTGCGCGATCGCCGCATCGATGGGCTGGTGGTGATGACCGCCGAGAACGGCGAGGGCTTTCTGCAGGCTCTCAGCGCCCTGCCGCTGCCGACGGTGATGATGGACGCCGAACCCCAGCCGGGCTGGGACATGACGGTGGTCAACGATGACTCGCGCCTGGGGGGCAGGCTTGCCATCGAGCATCTGATATCCCGCGGACTCGAGCGCATCGCGCTGTTGACCGGCCCACGCGATCACGCCCGCTCGCGGGAGCGCCTGTGCGGAGCACTCGGGGCGCTCAAGGCCGCCGGCCTGGGCGTACCGGAGGACTGGCAGGTCGCCACCGACCTGATGCTGGAAGATGGCCATCGCGCCGCTCACCTGCTGCTGGCGGACCCCGGGGATCGACCGGACGCCATCTTCGCCTTCAATGACCTGCTGGCGCTGGGCTGTCTGCGCGCCGCGCAGGATCTCGGTCTCGAGGTCCCACGCGAGCTGTCGATCATCGGCTACGACGACATCGAGATCAGCGCCTACCTCAACCCGGCACTCACCACCATCCGCCAGCCGATCTATGAACTCGGCACCACGGCAGTGGAACAGCTCATCGCCCGCCTGGAGGGTTCCCCCTTCCCGGGTCAGACCCAGCTGGCCCCCACGCTGGTCGTGCGCGAGAGCGTTTCGAGGGTAGACCGGGCCTCATCAGGCTCGCGCTGA